One region of Zingiber officinale cultivar Zhangliang chromosome 7B, Zo_v1.1, whole genome shotgun sequence genomic DNA includes:
- the LOC122004998 gene encoding protein NCA1-like gives MSSACPFAKGASANAVCSMRPEPNQENVEHEDKGNDESNDSDTISPKCPYGFDSQTFKLGPLSCMICQSLLYESSKCTPCSHKFCKICISRFNDCPLCGADIEKIEPDKELQVMVDRFIDGHARIKRSQINTDAMEGKDVPQTVIYGDVSMERGSFLVQQAMRAFRGQNIESAKSRLSMCAEDVRKQLETLGNSSELCSQLGAVLGMLGDCCRAMGDAKSAIDFYEESVEFLSKLPTTDIELVQTLSISLNKVGDLKYYDGDLQSARNYYTKALNCRRNAVKENSSLSSQVVDVAVSLAKVADVDRSLGNEDFATNGFKEAISCLESLNLSSNEVGLEQKRKSVLEFLNKQLAEKRSSSH, from the exons ATGAGTTCAGCTTGTCCATTTGCTAAAGGAGCTTCAGCCAATGCAGTCTGTTCAATGAGGCCTGAACCGAATCAAGAAAATGTTGAGCATGAAGACAAGGGAAATGATGAGAGCAATGACTCTGATACTATATCTCCAAAATGTCCATATGGCTTTGACTCACAAACTTTTAAGCTTGGTCCTTTAAGTTGCATGATTTGCCAAAGCTTGCTCTATGAGAGCAGCAAATGTACACCATGTTCCCACAAATTTTGCAA AATTTGCATATCCCGCTTTAATGATTGCCCACTTTGTGGCGCTGATATAGAAAAGATTGAGCCTGATAAAGAACtccaggtcatggttgatcgctTCATTGATGGTCATGCTAGAATCAAGAGGTCCCAAATTAATACAGATGCAATGGAAGGAAAAGATGTTCCCCAAACTGTGATATATGGTGATGTCTCCATGGAACGTGGTTCTTTCCTAGTGCAACAGGCTATGAGG GCCTTCCGTGGACAAAATATAGAGAGTGCTAAATCAAGACTCAGTATGTGTGCAGAGGATGTCAGAAAACAGTTGGAGACGTTAGGAAACTCATCTGAATTATGTTCACAACTTGGAGCTGTTCTAGGGATGCTAGGGGATTGCTG TCGAGCAATGGGGGATGCTAAGTCAGCTATCGATTTCTATGAAGAGAGTGTCGAGTTTCTCTCAAAACTGCCTACCACTGATATTGAG TTGGTGCAGACACTTTCTATTTCTTTAAATAAAGTTGGAGATCTTAAATATTATGATGGAGACTTGCAATCAGCAAGAAATTATTACACAAAAGCTTTGAATTGTCGTCGAAATGCTGTCAAAGAGAACTCCAGTTTGTCTTCCCAG GTTGTTGATGTAGCTGTTTCTCTTGCCAAAGTTGCCGACGTGGATAGAAGTCTAGGAAATGAAGATTTCGCAACAAATGGATTCAAGGAAGCAATAAGCTGTCTGGAATCATTAAACCTGAGTTCAAATGAAGTGGGACTAGAACAAAAG CGCAAGTCTGTACTGGAATTTTTGAACAAACAGCTTGCAGAGAAAAGATCGTCAAGCCATTGA